A window of the Chloroflexota bacterium genome harbors these coding sequences:
- a CDS encoding dihydroorotate dehydrogenase — translation MAASGTFGYGHEYARLIDIERLGAIVSKGTTLRPRLGNPQPRIAETPAGMLNAIGLENIGIEAVIQEKAPIWVRWKVPVVVNIAGETVDEYATIATMLEGVDGVAGIEVNISCPNVAEGGMAFGIRSDTAAQVTAAVKASTSLPVIVKLTPNVTDIVSIAEAVAASGADAVSLINTLVGMTIDITTRRPFLGNISGGLSGPAIRPIALRMVYEVAKAVDIPVIGVGGITSTSDALQFLMAGASAVQVGTAIFVNPQTPLEIIDGLRQFMEREGAKDITELIGAAL, via the coding sequence ATGGCTGCTTCGGGAACTTTTGGTTACGGCCATGAGTACGCCCGGCTTATAGACATCGAGCGGTTAGGGGCCATAGTTAGTAAAGGCACCACACTGCGCCCCAGGCTCGGTAACCCTCAGCCGCGCATCGCTGAGACCCCGGCAGGGATGTTGAATGCTATCGGGTTAGAGAACATTGGTATTGAAGCTGTTATCCAAGAGAAGGCCCCTATCTGGGTTCGTTGGAAGGTGCCTGTAGTTGTAAACATTGCTGGTGAGACAGTCGACGAATATGCTACAATAGCGACGATGTTGGAGGGAGTGGATGGCGTGGCGGGTATCGAAGTGAATATCTCCTGTCCGAATGTGGCCGAGGGCGGTATGGCTTTCGGTATCAGGTCTGATACAGCCGCCCAGGTAACGGCAGCGGTTAAAGCGTCCACCTCGCTGCCTGTTATCGTAAAGCTCACCCCAAATGTCACTGATATCGTGTCCATCGCTGAGGCCGTTGCTGCCTCTGGCGCTGACGCTGTATCCTTGATCAACACGCTGGTGGGGATGACTATAGATATCACCACCCGTCGCCCGTTTTTAGGCAATATCAGCGGTGGACTTTCTGGTCCGGCCATACGGCCGATTGCTCTGCGAATGGTTTATGAGGTGGCTAAGGCTGTTGATATTCCCGTGATCGGTGTCGGAGGCATTACTTCAACATCCGATGCCTTGCAATTCTTGATGGCTGGTGCCTCAGCCGTGCAGGTGGGTACGGCAATCTTCGTTAACCCACAGACCCCTCTGGAGATCATTGATGGTCTGCGTCAATTTATGGAAAGGGAGGGGGCCAAGGATATCACTGAGCTAATTGGAGCGGCTTTATGA
- a CDS encoding dihydroorotate dehydrogenase electron transfer subunit, with protein sequence MKQETARVIANTTVADHIYFLRLYAPEIAAQTAPGQFVHIRCCSTFEPLLRRPFSVHRSVRPSLALSPARLPEMARLNPGEIAILFEEVGRGTGILASVRRDDYLDVLGPLGQGFCLKPTTRNVLLVAGGLGIAPLVGLAEAASTEDRAVTVLAGAATAARVLPVDYVPAEAEYVVCTEDGSLGRRGLITDLLPEYLAWADQVFACGPTAMLRALGALRWPLGLSVQVSLEQRLACAVGACAGCRIDTKHGRRSLCRDGPVFDLSEVIWS encoded by the coding sequence ATGAAACAGGAGACGGCTCGGGTCATAGCTAATACCACTGTGGCCGATCATATTTACTTTCTACGCCTATATGCCCCTGAGATCGCCGCACAGACGGCGCCTGGCCAATTTGTGCACATCCGTTGTTGTTCTACTTTTGAACCATTGCTGCGCCGTCCCTTCAGTGTGCATCGGTCGGTTCGTCCGAGCTTGGCCCTGAGTCCTGCACGGCTGCCGGAGATGGCGAGGTTAAATCCAGGGGAGATAGCTATACTCTTTGAGGAGGTTGGGCGGGGTACTGGTATCCTGGCCAGCGTCAGACGAGATGATTATCTGGATGTCCTGGGCCCGCTGGGCCAGGGTTTCTGTCTGAAACCAACGACCCGTAATGTGCTGCTGGTGGCTGGTGGGTTGGGTATCGCTCCACTTGTCGGATTGGCCGAGGCGGCCAGCACTGAAGATAGGGCTGTTACAGTGCTGGCTGGAGCCGCTACGGCCGCACGGGTGCTGCCTGTTGATTATGTGCCGGCTGAGGCGGAATACGTGGTTTGTACGGAAGATGGTAGTCTTGGAAGGAGGGGTTTAATCACTGATCTATTGCCGGAATATCTAGCCTGGGCAGACCAGGTCTTTGCCTGCGGACCTACGGCCATGCTTCGTGCTCTGGGAGCGTTGAGATGGCCGCTTGGTCTGTCGGTTCAGGTATCCTTGGAGCAACGCCTGGCTTGCGCTGTGGGCGCTTGTGCAGGGTGTCGGATCGATACCAAGCATGGGCGACGAAGCTTATGCCGCGATGGGCCTGTTTTTGATTTAAGCGAGGTAATTTGGTCTTGA